In one window of Myxococcales bacterium DNA:
- a CDS encoding helix-turn-helix domain-containing protein, producing the protein MGRRAPLVETRPSPGERTRGLLSDRASGQRVEACTHAPDADLRDVVQDFWTGRWDLRGQPPHTSVLLGDPSLHIVFEAGGAHGGSRIVGVWTRVWRRVLEDQGLVRGVKLRPGAARVFLPTAATVFTNRIVPLRDVFGDEVLALEDAVLRPGGDQEAFAAFADWLRKKRRLAPDNEPSLAIALVARVVADSEITTVERLAQVAGVHRRILQRLFREHVGATPKQVIRRNRLQEIAKRMEQGLAPSLAALAADLGYADQAHLARDFKSVVGSSPSAFAARFAKPA; encoded by the coding sequence ATGGGGCGAAGGGCGCCGCTTGTAGAAACGCGACCAAGCCCCGGCGAACGCACCCGCGGGCTCTTGTCGGACCGCGCTAGCGGGCAGCGTGTCGAAGCCTGCACGCACGCGCCCGACGCGGATCTTCGCGACGTGGTGCAAGACTTCTGGACGGGTCGCTGGGACCTTCGTGGACAGCCGCCCCACACAAGCGTGCTCCTCGGCGATCCGTCCCTTCACATTGTCTTCGAAGCCGGCGGCGCGCACGGCGGCAGCCGCATCGTCGGCGTGTGGACTCGCGTATGGCGGCGCGTCTTGGAAGACCAGGGCCTCGTTCGTGGCGTGAAGCTCCGGCCCGGGGCCGCGCGCGTGTTCCTCCCGACCGCTGCGACGGTGTTCACGAACCGCATCGTCCCCCTTCGCGACGTCTTTGGTGACGAGGTCCTCGCCTTGGAGGACGCCGTCCTACGGCCCGGTGGAGATCAAGAGGCGTTCGCAGCGTTCGCCGACTGGCTGCGCAAAAAGAGGCGCCTCGCACCGGACAACGAACCGAGCCTGGCGATCGCGCTCGTGGCTCGAGTTGTCGCCGACAGCGAGATCACGACGGTCGAACGGCTCGCGCAGGTCGCCGGCGTGCACCGCCGAATCCTCCAGCGGCTCTTCCGTGAGCACGTCGGCGCCACGCCGAAGCAGGTGATTCGCCGGAACCGTCTGCAGGAAATTGCGAAGCGCATGGAACAGGGTCTCGCGCCCTCGCTGGCGGCCCTCGCCGCGGACCTGGGCTACGCCGACCAGGCCCACCTTGCGCGCGACTTCAAGAGCGTGGTGGGCTCGAGTCCCAGCGCCTTCGCGGCGCGTTTTGCGAAACCCGCGTGA
- a CDS encoding DUF4908 domain-containing protein, with protein MCSGIYLLCFLGVFGSPPPPGAPPSCAPTSSDSSPDARTPKLRLGHYSSGDGTVGFVFDRRGEPKLRVDGTPEVIVLRARVASSSVTAFIDDDERTWAEGDAWGRVRFLAPGRDPVLVTRDADAAPLPDAPQPALASRLHLAAWSASVEARSGAKVLFELDVASLGGDDAAHRNVTRQVRRLEEAFARIASDDLGRKALTKVKLVRLRSSAAEKPARAIFADGTLTLEAPYAASRGVATTDLVRQLSQSL; from the coding sequence ATGTGCAGCGGCATCTACCTTTTGTGCTTCCTCGGCGTCTTCGGCTCGCCGCCACCGCCGGGCGCACCTCCGAGTTGCGCCCCGACCTCGAGCGACAGCAGCCCCGACGCGCGCACGCCCAAGCTGCGACTCGGCCACTACTCGAGCGGTGACGGCACCGTAGGCTTCGTCTTCGATCGACGAGGAGAGCCGAAGCTGCGCGTCGACGGCACGCCGGAGGTGATCGTGCTTCGGGCGCGGGTCGCGTCGTCAAGCGTCACGGCGTTCATCGACGACGACGAGCGCACCTGGGCAGAGGGTGACGCCTGGGGACGCGTTCGCTTCCTCGCGCCGGGGCGAGACCCGGTTCTGGTGACGCGCGACGCCGACGCCGCTCCCCTGCCCGACGCGCCGCAGCCGGCCCTCGCGTCACGCCTGCACCTTGCGGCGTGGAGCGCGTCGGTAGAGGCCCGGTCGGGGGCGAAGGTGCTCTTCGAACTGGACGTCGCGTCGCTCGGCGGCGACGACGCGGCCCACCGCAACGTCACGCGCCAAGTGAGGCGTCTCGAAGAAGCGTTCGCGCGCATCGCAAGTGACGACCTCGGAAGGAAGGCGCTCACGAAGGTGAAGCTCGTTCGGCTCCGGAGCAGCGCAGCCGAAAAGCCAGCGCGCGCGATCTTCGCCGACGGCACCTTGACCCTCGAGGCGCCCTACGCGGCGTCGCGCGGCGTCGCGACCACCGATCTCGTTCGCCAACTAAGCCAGTCACTCTGA
- a CDS encoding neutral zinc metallopeptidase produces the protein MRFEGEPDYSNVEDRRGRGGGRGVRLGLGGFIVVAVASVAFGRNFFRDLGVDQRPTHTSGTQGGPAGNAGARSAQEKDLERVAVGAFNDAERFWSSALTTPAYRRSTLVLFWDGTRSACGDASAASGPFYCPGDEKVYIDLSFYRELAARFKAPRDFAQAYVMAHEIGHHVQHVLGTEAKMRSAQRRAPGEKNALSVRLELQADCYAGLWGHHAAKRKLLDAGDLDEALRAAAAIGDDRLQKAARGTAKPETFTHGTSTQRARWFRRGFDSTRLEACDTFAAVEL, from the coding sequence GTGCGCTTCGAAGGTGAGCCGGACTACTCCAACGTTGAAGACCGACGCGGCCGGGGCGGCGGGCGCGGCGTGAGGCTCGGCCTCGGCGGCTTCATCGTGGTCGCCGTGGCGAGCGTCGCCTTTGGTCGGAACTTCTTCCGAGACCTCGGCGTTGACCAAAGGCCCACCCACACCAGCGGCACACAAGGCGGTCCTGCCGGAAATGCGGGCGCTCGCAGCGCACAGGAGAAGGACTTGGAGCGCGTGGCCGTGGGCGCGTTCAACGACGCCGAACGTTTCTGGTCGAGCGCGCTCACGACCCCCGCGTATCGCAGGTCGACGCTCGTGCTCTTCTGGGACGGCACGCGCTCGGCGTGCGGCGACGCGAGCGCCGCCAGCGGGCCCTTTTATTGCCCCGGCGACGAAAAGGTCTACATCGACCTGTCGTTTTACCGAGAGCTCGCGGCGCGCTTCAAAGCACCGAGAGACTTCGCCCAGGCCTACGTGATGGCCCACGAGATCGGGCACCACGTGCAGCACGTCTTGGGCACGGAAGCGAAGATGCGGAGCGCACAGCGGCGCGCGCCGGGCGAGAAAAACGCGCTCTCCGTGCGCCTCGAGCTGCAGGCCGACTGTTATGCAGGCCTCTGGGGCCACCACGCGGCGAAGCGAAAGCTCCTCGACGCGGGCGATCTCGACGAGGCGTTGCGCGCGGCAGCGGCCATCGGAGACGACCGTCTGCAGAAGGCGGCGCGAGGCACCGCGAAGCCCGAGACGTTCACGCACGGCACGTCGACGCAGCGCGCACGCTGGTTCCGGCGCGGCTTCGACTCCACGAGGCTCGAGGCCTGCGATACGTTCGCGGCGGTCGAGCTCTGA